The window TTGATACAATGTACTGACTTGCCGCCCAAAAGCGGGATCGGGTCATGAACCACAGCTCACTCCTTTTTTATTCAGGGTAGGGAAACCAGCCAACTCAAAACTCGCACCGCAGCCACACGACGAGCTATTTGAACCGTTGGTGAAACGGAAGCCGGCGGAAATCAGATCGTCAGAATAGTCGATATCGAGTCCGTCCAGAAATAGGGTTGACTCCTGGTCCGACACCACAACGATACCGTCTTCGTTTTGCACCACCGATTCCCCCTGCCGCTTTTCTGTGTCTATCTCTGCGTCGTAGG of the Desulfosediminicola ganghwensis genome contains:
- a CDS encoding HesB/IscA family protein, with product MITFSEKAKGMLAKELQGSDRFVRITVKRGGCAGMTYDAEIDTEKRQGESVVQNEDGIVVVSDQESTLFLDGLDIDYSDDLISAGFRFTNGSNSSSCGCGASFELAGFPTLNKKGVSCGS